The bacterium BMS3Abin14 genome has a window encoding:
- the spo0F_1 gene encoding sporulation initiation phosphotransferase F — MSPSRLHPGGKPVILIVDDDEFYRTTLSDAFQKDGYKTFTAPDGNEGFEIYREVSPDVVILDRIMPQAGGTRFLMSVKDLSNSKECLLVIYSSTIKEGDETARRSRAHTGFSEVVHIPKSTPPDELPGVIQGIATSS, encoded by the coding sequence ATGTCCCCTTCCCGGTTGCATCCCGGCGGCAAACCCGTTATTCTCATCGTCGACGACGATGAGTTTTACAGGACTACGCTCAGCGACGCGTTTCAGAAAGATGGTTACAAAACCTTTACGGCGCCTGATGGCAATGAAGGTTTCGAAATATACAGGGAGGTTTCACCGGACGTGGTCATCCTGGACAGGATCATGCCCCAGGCAGGAGGAACACGTTTTCTCATGTCCGTGAAGGACCTTTCCAACAGTAAGGAATGTCTGCTCGTCATCTACAGTTCCACCATCAAGGAAGGTGACGAAACGGCCCGGAGGAGCCGTGCCCACACCGGATTTTCGGAGGTGGTGCACATTCCCAAGTCTACTCCGCCCGATGAACTGCCGGGGGTGATTCAGGGCATAGCAACATCTTCGTAG
- the uvrA gene encoding UvrABC system protein A codes for MAIDRIVIKGAREHNLKDVNIEIPRDSLVVITGVSGSGKSSLAFDTLYAEGQRRYVESLSAYARQFLDQMDKPDIDYIEGLSPAISIEQKTVSKNPRSTVGTVTEIYDYFRLLFARIGIPYCYKCGKRIEAQTSQQIIDSIMAAPEGDRLTILAPIVRGRKGEYRRELEHLVRQGFLRVRIDGLIRSLDEEITLDRKRKHDIDLVIDRIVMKTGIRNRLADSIELALKMGDGLLYVILPGDREQVFSENLACTTCGISYPEISPRFFSFNNPTGACPQCTGLGTTSSIDPDLVIPDPSLSIRNGAIAPWRKRSSMFYYQSLESLASHFKFDLDAPFAELPDLVRHVILYGSDSEKITFQYEDGRQLWRTKKPFEGIIPNLRRRYLDTSSDAARDEIETFMGYNPCSACGGARLRPESLHIKVGERNIHELTSLSVLQAASFFEEVSLEERDYEIARRILKEIRERLDFLVAVGLDYLTLNRASGTLSGGEGQRIRLATQIGSSLVGVLYILDEPSIGLHPRDNTRLLKSLMQMRDMGNTVIVVEHDEETIRAADFVVDMGPGAGRLGGEVVSSGTPETIMASDRSLTGKYLSGRLSIAVPKTRRQTGARGNLKVTGAAHNNLRNIDVNFPIGLFTCVTGVSGSGKSSLVNDTLYRALARSRSVSAPRPGKHVKILGAEFIDRVIDIDQSPIGRTPRSNPATYTGAFTPIRELFAQVPESRIRGYKPGRFSFNVKGGRCEACQGDGVKKIEMHFLPDIQVTCEVCGGKRFNRETLEVTYRGVNISQVLSKTVNQAAELFANVPAIARKLKTLQAVGMGYIQLGQPATTLSGGEAQRVKLSKELSKRDTGNTLYILDEPTTGLHFDDMVKLLAVINNLVEKGNTVIVIEHNLEMIKSADYVIDLGPEGGDRGGAVVAFGTPEEVARCRESYTGRFLGKVLAGP; via the coding sequence ATGGCCATAGATCGCATCGTCATCAAGGGCGCCCGGGAACATAACCTGAAGGACGTCAATATCGAGATACCGAGGGATTCCCTCGTGGTGATTACCGGGGTGTCCGGATCGGGGAAATCGTCTCTGGCTTTCGACACACTCTACGCCGAAGGGCAGCGGCGGTATGTCGAATCCCTCTCTGCCTACGCCAGGCAGTTTCTGGACCAGATGGACAAGCCCGACATCGACTACATCGAGGGTCTCTCCCCCGCCATCTCCATCGAGCAGAAAACGGTAAGCAAAAACCCCAGATCCACCGTGGGCACCGTGACGGAGATCTACGACTATTTCCGCCTTCTCTTCGCCCGCATTGGAATCCCCTACTGCTACAAGTGCGGGAAACGGATCGAGGCTCAGACCTCACAGCAGATCATAGATTCAATCATGGCGGCCCCCGAAGGTGACAGGCTGACCATCCTGGCTCCTATCGTGCGTGGACGGAAGGGGGAGTATCGTCGTGAACTGGAACACCTTGTCCGGCAGGGCTTCCTGAGGGTCAGAATCGACGGTCTGATCAGGAGCCTGGACGAGGAGATCACCCTCGACCGGAAGCGGAAGCACGACATCGACCTGGTCATCGACCGCATCGTGATGAAAACGGGGATTCGTAACAGGCTGGCGGATTCCATTGAACTGGCGCTGAAGATGGGTGACGGGCTTCTTTACGTTATTCTCCCCGGGGACCGGGAACAGGTATTCTCCGAGAACCTGGCCTGCACCACCTGCGGAATAAGCTATCCGGAGATATCCCCGCGGTTCTTCTCCTTCAACAATCCCACCGGCGCCTGTCCGCAGTGCACCGGGCTGGGCACCACAAGTTCCATCGACCCTGACCTGGTCATCCCCGACCCGTCCCTTTCAATCCGAAACGGGGCCATCGCCCCATGGCGGAAGCGCAGCAGCATGTTCTACTACCAGTCCCTCGAATCGCTGGCATCCCACTTCAAGTTCGATCTGGACGCGCCCTTTGCGGAACTTCCGGATCTGGTCAGGCATGTCATCCTTTACGGATCGGATTCGGAGAAGATCACCTTCCAATATGAGGACGGGAGGCAGCTCTGGCGGACGAAAAAACCGTTCGAGGGGATCATCCCCAATCTCAGGAGAAGGTACCTGGATACGAGTTCGGACGCGGCCAGGGACGAGATCGAGACGTTCATGGGCTACAATCCATGCAGCGCCTGCGGGGGGGCGCGGCTCAGGCCTGAAAGCCTGCATATAAAGGTAGGGGAACGCAATATCCATGAATTAACCAGCCTGTCGGTGCTTCAGGCCGCCTCCTTCTTCGAGGAGGTCTCCCTGGAGGAAAGGGATTACGAGATCGCACGGAGGATACTCAAGGAGATCCGGGAACGGCTCGATTTTCTGGTGGCCGTGGGCCTGGATTACCTCACCTTAAACAGGGCGTCGGGAACCCTCTCCGGAGGTGAAGGGCAGCGGATCCGCCTGGCGACCCAGATAGGTTCGAGCCTCGTGGGAGTCCTCTACATCCTGGATGAACCGAGCATAGGGCTTCACCCGCGGGACAACACTCGCCTGTTAAAAAGCCTCATGCAAATGAGGGACATGGGGAACACCGTGATCGTTGTCGAACACGATGAGGAGACGATCCGGGCGGCCGATTTCGTCGTGGACATGGGGCCCGGGGCAGGCAGGCTGGGAGGGGAGGTTGTATCCTCGGGGACCCCTGAAACCATTATGGCCTCCGACCGTTCCCTGACGGGGAAGTACCTGTCGGGCCGGCTTTCCATCGCTGTCCCAAAGACAAGGCGGCAAACCGGTGCGAGGGGAAACCTGAAGGTCACGGGCGCCGCGCATAACAACCTCCGGAATATCGACGTCAACTTCCCCATCGGCCTTTTTACCTGCGTCACGGGTGTATCCGGTTCGGGAAAATCATCCCTGGTCAACGACACCCTCTACCGCGCACTGGCGAGAAGCCGCTCGGTTTCAGCTCCCAGACCGGGAAAGCACGTCAAGATCCTGGGGGCCGAGTTCATCGACCGGGTGATCGACATCGACCAGTCGCCCATCGGCAGGACCCCAAGGTCAAACCCCGCGACCTACACGGGCGCATTCACGCCCATCAGGGAACTGTTCGCCCAGGTCCCCGAATCAAGGATAAGAGGTTATAAGCCCGGAAGGTTCAGCTTCAACGTCAAGGGCGGACGCTGCGAGGCCTGTCAGGGCGATGGCGTGAAGAAGATCGAGATGCACTTTCTCCCCGACATACAGGTGACCTGCGAGGTTTGCGGAGGAAAACGGTTCAACAGGGAAACCCTGGAGGTGACCTACAGAGGCGTAAATATCTCCCAGGTCCTGTCGAAGACGGTCAACCAGGCCGCCGAGCTGTTCGCAAATGTCCCGGCCATCGCCCGGAAGCTTAAAACCCTGCAGGCAGTGGGGATGGGTTACATCCAGCTTGGACAGCCCGCCACAACCCTCTCCGGGGGCGAGGCGCAGCGCGTAAAGCTCTCGAAGGAACTATCCAAAAGGGACACCGGAAACACGCTCTACATCCTGGACGAGCCGACCACGGGCCTTCACTTCGACGACATGGTCAAGCTCCTCGCGGTGATCAACAATCTCGTGGAAAAGGGAAACACGGTGATCGTCATCGAACACAACCTGGAGATGATCAAATCCGCCGATTACGTTATTGACCTCGGCCCGGAGGGCGGTGACCGCGGCGGGGCCGTGGTGGCATTCGGAACCCCCGAGGAAGTGGCCCGGTGCCGGGAATCCTATACCGGACGGTTCCTGGGGAAAGTCCTGGCCGGCCCTTAA
- the aspC gene encoding aspartate aminotransferase has product MSSEPSKRSLKLPPFIVMDVLEHAQELERGGRSIVHMEVGEPDLDTPSCIREAAIRALRDGETHYTHSLGLIKLREAICEHYHGRYGVSVGPDQVIVTSGTSPGLFLVFAALLEPGDEIVMTDPHYACYPNFVSFLGGSPVFTTVTAQGGYQLDLDDLGRKLGPGTRAILINSPGNPTGAVMPPETLAKVASLGPMVISDEIYHGLVYGDREHSILEYTSEAFVLNGFSKLYAMTGWRLGYVIVPKRFVRPMQKIQQNFFISAGSFVQWAGIAALKEGGEDARRMVEIYGERRNLLLKGLREIGFRIPVDPEGAFYVLVDTRRLDDNSYRLAFDILDQAGVAVTPGIDFGAAAEGHLRFSYTNSLANIREGLDRLGNYVRGKRI; this is encoded by the coding sequence TCGTGATGGATGTCCTCGAACACGCCCAGGAGCTCGAGCGTGGCGGGCGTTCCATCGTCCATATGGAGGTGGGTGAACCGGATCTCGATACGCCGTCGTGCATCAGGGAAGCCGCGATTCGAGCCCTCAGGGACGGGGAGACGCACTATACCCACAGCCTCGGCCTGATCAAACTCAGGGAGGCCATCTGCGAGCACTACCATGGCAGGTATGGCGTTTCCGTCGGTCCGGACCAGGTTATCGTCACATCCGGCACATCTCCCGGCCTTTTTCTGGTATTCGCGGCGCTACTGGAACCGGGAGACGAGATTGTGATGACGGATCCGCACTACGCCTGTTATCCAAACTTCGTGTCTTTCCTCGGCGGCAGCCCTGTCTTTACCACCGTGACGGCGCAGGGCGGCTACCAGCTGGACCTTGATGATCTGGGCAGAAAACTCGGCCCGGGGACACGGGCAATCCTTATCAATTCACCTGGAAATCCCACCGGGGCCGTCATGCCCCCGGAGACCCTTGCGAAGGTGGCTTCCCTTGGACCGATGGTGATCTCGGACGAGATCTACCACGGTCTGGTATATGGGGACAGGGAGCACTCCATTCTGGAGTATACATCGGAGGCCTTTGTCCTCAACGGTTTTTCCAAACTCTATGCCATGACGGGGTGGCGCTTGGGCTACGTCATCGTCCCCAAACGGTTCGTGCGGCCAATGCAGAAGATCCAGCAGAATTTTTTTATCTCTGCGGGTTCCTTTGTCCAGTGGGCCGGTATCGCGGCCCTGAAGGAGGGTGGAGAGGACGCCCGACGGATGGTTGAAATATATGGAGAGCGGAGGAATCTGTTGTTGAAGGGGCTGAGGGAGATAGGCTTCCGGATCCCCGTGGACCCTGAGGGGGCTTTCTACGTCCTCGTGGATACTCGCCGCCTTGATGACAACTCATACCGCCTGGCCTTCGACATACTTGACCAGGCCGGGGTGGCGGTAACGCCGGGTATCGATTTTGGCGCTGCGGCAGAGGGGCACCTCAGGTTTTCCTACACCAACAGTCTGGCAAATATCAGGGAGGGGCTGGACCGCCTGGGAAATTATGTGAGGGGGAAGAGGATATGA
- the ubiB gene encoding putative protein kinase UbiB — MIRKIGIIGRTYRHMQRYRQILTVLFKYGFGDLVDSLNVEQYLEIGLQMVSRKRRKKTEKLTKAARLRIALEELGPTFIKLGQILSTRPDFLPVEFIKELEKLQDDVPPFPGVQAKTIIESELGRPIEDVFEHFEESPIASASLGQVHRARLADGEIAAVKVQRPDIRKTIEVDLEILLHMATLMEKHLEGWEIHKPTRIVAEFSSSLEKELDYNIEASHMEMFARNFPDDPTVYVPKVFHEATTKRILCMEYIEGIKPSDIQGLEESGLDRKAIASRGGDLIMKQIFVHGFFHADPHPGNLRILPDNVICYLDFGMMGRIDRQARENFAELAIGVIKRDEVKASEALLKLTHFPEKPDIRLLQRDVAEFMEQHFYGPLKDLDLGTLLHQLLNIVSRHHLGLYPELYLMLKAMSTVEGLGRLLDPDFDITGQAAPFIRRIRMERINPRRIFDEVTNSGAEILRLLKEIPGELSEILHLAGEGKIKMEFEHTGLEPLLSSHEKNSNQLAFAIVLASLVIGSSLIVLSDVPPKWHEIPVIGLAGFLVAGMMGFWLLVSILKRGKM, encoded by the coding sequence TTGATCCGTAAAATCGGCATTATCGGGCGCACGTATCGTCATATGCAGCGGTATCGACAGATTCTGACAGTACTGTTTAAATATGGATTCGGCGATCTGGTGGACAGCCTCAACGTGGAACAGTACCTGGAGATCGGTCTTCAGATGGTCTCCCGCAAGAGGCGGAAGAAAACTGAGAAACTGACCAAGGCCGCCCGTTTGAGAATCGCACTGGAGGAACTTGGCCCAACCTTTATCAAGTTGGGTCAGATCCTCTCTACCCGCCCGGACTTTCTCCCCGTGGAATTCATAAAGGAGCTGGAGAAATTGCAGGATGATGTTCCTCCTTTTCCCGGCGTCCAGGCCAAAACCATCATTGAATCAGAACTTGGGCGCCCTATCGAGGATGTGTTTGAGCATTTCGAGGAAAGTCCCATAGCATCAGCCTCCTTGGGGCAAGTGCACCGGGCGCGACTTGCTGACGGAGAAATAGCGGCGGTCAAGGTCCAGCGGCCCGACATCAGGAAAACCATAGAAGTGGATCTTGAAATCTTATTGCATATGGCCACCCTGATGGAAAAACACCTTGAGGGCTGGGAGATCCACAAACCCACCCGGATTGTTGCGGAATTCTCCAGCTCTCTTGAAAAAGAGTTGGATTACAATATCGAGGCCTCCCACATGGAAATGTTCGCAAGGAACTTCCCGGATGATCCTACAGTCTACGTTCCAAAGGTTTTTCACGAGGCGACTACAAAACGGATTCTTTGCATGGAGTATATAGAGGGGATCAAGCCCTCGGATATCCAGGGGTTGGAAGAGTCCGGACTTGACAGAAAGGCAATCGCTTCCAGGGGCGGTGATCTGATAATGAAACAAATATTCGTGCACGGTTTTTTCCATGCGGACCCACATCCGGGCAACCTCCGGATCCTTCCCGATAATGTCATCTGCTATCTGGATTTTGGCATGATGGGCCGCATTGACCGGCAGGCTCGTGAGAATTTTGCCGAGTTAGCCATTGGTGTCATAAAGCGGGATGAGGTCAAAGCCTCGGAGGCCCTGCTCAAACTCACGCATTTCCCGGAGAAGCCCGATATAAGGCTGTTGCAAAGAGATGTTGCCGAATTTATGGAACAGCATTTTTACGGGCCGCTGAAGGATCTGGACCTTGGAACATTGCTGCACCAGCTTCTTAATATAGTTTCCAGACACCATTTGGGCCTTTATCCGGAACTGTACCTGATGCTCAAGGCCATGAGCACGGTGGAGGGGCTTGGCCGCTTACTTGACCCTGATTTCGATATTACCGGGCAAGCCGCACCTTTTATTCGGCGCATCCGGATGGAGCGCATCAACCCCCGGCGTATATTCGACGAGGTGACGAATTCCGGAGCTGAAATCCTCCGTCTCCTGAAGGAGATTCCGGGCGAACTAAGCGAAATCCTTCATCTTGCCGGAGAAGGTAAAATCAAGATGGAATTCGAGCATACCGGGTTGGAACCGCTGCTCTCCTCGCACGAAAAAAACAGCAACCAGCTTGCCTTTGCCATAGTCCTTGCATCTCTCGTGATCGGATCGAGCCTTATCGTGCTTTCCGATGTTCCGCCCAAATGGCATGAGATACCTGTCATCGGTCTGGCGGGTTTTCTGGTGGCGGGAATGATGGGATTCTGGTTGCTGGTGTCCATCCTGAAACGGGGCAAAATGTAA
- the oppD_1 gene encoding oligopeptide transport ATP-binding protein OppD, protein MAENLLDVIDLVTRFPTERGELRAVDGVSFSLRRGEILSLVGESGCGKSMTALSIMRLVPPPGEIVSGQVLFEGRDLMSMDGERIRELRGDRISMVFQEPMSALNPVFTVGDQVAEVLRIHRKMDAKNAMEAALGILKRVGLPDPESRITEYPHQMSGGMQQRILIAMAVACEPAVLIADEPTTALDVTVQAQILRLMEEIIRLGEGGAALLITHDLGVVAEVADRVCVMYAGAILEKSPVRELFADPWHPYTMGLIRSLPTLKRREFHAIPGAVPDLARLPGACRFHPRCPRAQGICGEKEPALLTTGERSVRCHFPGAENAGLRRSI, encoded by the coding sequence ATGGCCGAAAACCTTCTTGACGTAATAGATCTGGTCACGAGGTTTCCCACCGAAAGGGGAGAACTCCGTGCGGTGGACGGGGTCTCATTCTCCCTCAGACGCGGTGAGATCCTCAGCCTGGTGGGCGAGTCCGGCTGCGGGAAGAGCATGACCGCACTGAGCATCATGCGGCTGGTCCCTCCCCCGGGGGAGATCGTATCGGGTCAGGTCCTCTTTGAGGGCCGGGACCTGATGTCCATGGATGGCGAGCGGATAAGGGAGCTTCGGGGAGACCGCATTTCCATGGTCTTTCAGGAACCCATGAGCGCGCTTAACCCCGTTTTCACCGTGGGGGACCAGGTCGCCGAGGTCCTGAGGATTCACAGGAAAATGGACGCGAAGAACGCCATGGAGGCAGCGTTGGGAATCCTGAAACGTGTCGGCCTGCCCGATCCCGAAAGCAGGATTACGGAGTACCCGCACCAGATGTCAGGGGGGATGCAGCAGAGGATTCTCATTGCCATGGCCGTTGCCTGTGAACCCGCTGTTCTCATTGCGGACGAACCCACGACGGCCCTTGATGTCACCGTCCAGGCCCAGATCCTTCGTCTCATGGAGGAGATAATCAGGCTTGGAGAGGGGGGCGCGGCGCTGCTCATTACCCACGACCTCGGGGTCGTTGCCGAAGTGGCCGACAGGGTGTGCGTCATGTACGCCGGGGCGATCCTTGAAAAGAGCCCTGTCCGGGAGCTTTTCGCTGACCCATGGCATCCGTACACCATGGGTCTTATCAGGTCCCTTCCAACCCTGAAGAGGCGTGAGTTTCATGCCATTCCCGGGGCGGTCCCCGACCTCGCCAGGCTGCCGGGGGCCTGCAGATTTCATCCCAGATGTCCCCGGGCTCAGGGAATTTGCGGGGAAAAGGAACCGGCTCTTCTAACAACCGGTGAAAGATCAGTCCGGTGTCACTTTCCCGGGGCGGAGAACGCGGGCCTCAGGAGGTCGATCTGA
- the oppF_1 gene encoding oligopeptide transport ATP-binding protein OppF: MSLSRGGERGPQEVDLSPPLLQIRDLTRIFPVKGGVLGKVTGGIRAVDHVSFDIGRGEVFGLVGESGCGKTTLGRMLLRLIEPTEGAVFFDEIEITLLDRRRLRPLRHRMQIVFQDPFGSLNPRKTVESIIGEPLRLAGKSTSQTASEVEQMLHTVGLPEGSSWKYPHEFSGGQRQRIGIARALILRPDFLLADEPVSALDVSIQAQILSLLVDLKDRFSLTMLFISHDLRVVRSLCDRVAVMYLGRIVEIGPVEDIYSRPVHPYSEALIRAIPEPDPEKRGHDAAPAGEVPSPANPPSGCHFHPRCPLRIERCAFEAPDLTSRGNDRFAACHVR; the protein is encoded by the coding sequence GTGTCACTTTCCCGGGGCGGAGAACGCGGGCCTCAGGAGGTCGATCTGAGCCCCCCACTGCTTCAGATACGGGACCTGACCAGAATCTTCCCCGTCAAGGGGGGCGTCCTCGGCAAGGTCACAGGCGGCATAAGGGCCGTGGACCACGTCTCCTTTGATATCGGCAGGGGAGAGGTCTTCGGGCTCGTGGGCGAATCGGGGTGCGGCAAAACCACGCTGGGAAGGATGCTGCTCCGGCTCATTGAACCCACGGAAGGCGCCGTCTTTTTCGACGAAATAGAGATAACGCTGCTTGACCGGCGCCGTCTGCGCCCGCTTCGGCACCGCATGCAGATAGTTTTTCAGGACCCTTTCGGTTCGCTCAATCCCCGAAAGACGGTGGAATCCATCATTGGAGAACCACTGAGGCTGGCGGGAAAATCCACATCTCAAACGGCGTCCGAGGTTGAGCAGATGCTGCATACCGTTGGGCTGCCGGAGGGGAGTTCGTGGAAATATCCCCACGAGTTTTCCGGTGGCCAGAGACAGAGGATCGGCATAGCCAGGGCACTCATCCTCCGTCCCGACTTCCTCCTGGCCGACGAACCTGTCTCTGCTCTGGACGTTTCCATCCAGGCCCAGATCCTGAGCCTTCTGGTGGATCTGAAGGACCGTTTTTCATTAACCATGCTCTTCATCTCCCACGACCTGCGGGTTGTCCGGAGCCTGTGCGACCGTGTGGCGGTGATGTACCTTGGGCGTATCGTGGAAATCGGCCCCGTCGAGGATATTTATTCTCGCCCTGTCCACCCATATTCCGAGGCCCTGATTCGGGCTATCCCCGAGCCCGATCCCGAGAAACGCGGACATGACGCCGCCCCGGCGGGTGAGGTGCCCAGCCCGGCAAATCCTCCTTCCGGCTGCCATTTTCATCCACGCTGTCCCCTCAGGATCGAACGTTGTGCCTTCGAGGCGCCGGACCTGACATCAAGGGGCAACGACCGTTTCGCTGCCTGCCACGTGCGATAG
- a CDS encoding fic/DOC family protein, whose product MRSIKISEVEHIAHTLARKHLEWDEPIPDFETRYPGKLESCLATVLQTFGGKDLYPTLIDKAAMLFYLMIKNQPFLNGNKRIALTTLVVFLAMNNKWLNVPSESFYQTSIEVAKSNPKYRESVIKEIKKFIRNGLTAFTPYDS is encoded by the coding sequence ATGAGGTCAATAAAGATAAGCGAGGTCGAGCATATCGCTCACACTCTCGCTCGAAAACATCTTGAGTGGGATGAGCCGATACCGGACTTTGAGACCCGTTACCCGGGTAAACTGGAAAGTTGTCTGGCAACCGTATTACAAACTTTCGGCGGCAAAGACCTTTACCCGACTCTTATTGATAAGGCTGCGATGCTTTTCTACCTTATGATAAAAAACCAACCATTTCTTAATGGTAATAAAAGAATTGCTCTGACAACTCTCGTAGTATTTCTCGCGATGAACAATAAATGGTTAAATGTTCCAAGTGAATCTTTCTATCAGACATCCATTGAAGTCGCAAAGAGCAATCCGAAATACAGGGAGAGCGTTATAAAGGAAATTAAAAAATTCATCAGGAATGGATTGACGGCTTTTACTCCATACGACTCTTGA
- the rplC gene encoding 50S ribosomal protein L3 has protein sequence MTTVILGKKLGMTQIFDHVGNVIPVTLIQAGPCTVTQVKTDAKEGYNAIQIGFDDRKEKRTNKPALGHFSKSGTTPKRYLRETRVPDPESYELGQVISAGTFQIGDFVDVTGTSKGKGFAGVMKRHGFKGFKASHGTHESKRGGGSIGAAAYPAKVFKGTKMAGQMGNHAVTVQNLQVADVREDQNLIAIRGPVPGGKNGLLVIKNAMKKPMVPRKASENEDPGEE, from the coding sequence ATGACCACCGTAATTCTCGGGAAGAAACTGGGCATGACCCAGATCTTCGATCATGTGGGAAACGTCATTCCGGTAACCCTCATTCAGGCAGGACCCTGCACCGTAACCCAGGTCAAGACCGATGCGAAGGAAGGCTATAACGCCATCCAGATCGGTTTTGACGACAGGAAAGAAAAGCGGACCAACAAACCTGCTCTCGGGCATTTCTCCAAATCCGGAACTACTCCGAAAAGATATCTCAGGGAAACCAGAGTTCCCGATCCGGAATCCTATGAACTCGGGCAGGTTATTTCCGCCGGCACATTCCAGATTGGTGATTTCGTCGACGTCACGGGCACATCCAAGGGAAAGGGCTTTGCCGGGGTCATGAAACGGCACGGGTTCAAGGGATTCAAGGCATCCCACGGTACCCATGAGAGCAAGCGCGGCGGTGGGTCGATCGGCGCCGCAGCGTATCCGGCCAAAGTCTTCAAGGGCACCAAGATGGCCGGCCAGATGGGCAACCATGCCGTGACGGTTCAGAACCTCCAGGTGGCGGACGTCCGGGAAGATCAGAACCTCATCGCCATCAGAGGTCCGGTTCCGGGAGGAAAAAACGGTCTGCTGGTTATCAAAAATGCCATGAAGAAACCCATGGTTCCACGTAAGGCATCCGAAAATGAGGATCCAGGGGAAGAATAG
- the tatA_1 gene encoding sec-independent protein translocase protein TatA — MFGFGVSELIIILVIVLVIFGAGKLPEIGAGLGKGIKNFKKATSGEDEIDVTPEKKEIDEGEKEDGKS; from the coding sequence ATGTTTGGATTTGGTGTTTCGGAACTGATTATCATCCTCGTTATCGTCCTCGTTATCTTCGGGGCGGGAAAGCTTCCCGAGATAGGGGCCGGCCTCGGAAAGGGCATCAAAAACTTCAAAAAAGCAACATCCGGAGAGGATGAGATCGATGTGACACCGGAGAAGAAGGAGATCGACGAGGGCGAAAAAGAGGACGGCAAATCCTGA
- a CDS encoding helix-turn-helix domain protein, giving the protein MVKNLIGTSEAARIMGISRVAVFKKIKKGDIVAAKVGRNYVIDRRDLGDIYQDITPAARAKIDKAVNRTVREYGDVLKRLGKE; this is encoded by the coding sequence ATGGTGAAAAACCTTATTGGTACTTCAGAGGCCGCCAGAATTATGGGTATAAGCAGGGTTGCCGTTTTCAAGAAAATAAAAAAAGGAGACATAGTTGCGGCCAAGGTTGGCCGCAACTATGTAATTGACCGCCGGGATCTGGGAGATATTTACCAGGACATCACTCCTGCAGCCAGGGCAAAAATAGACAAAGCCGTCAATAGAACTGTCCGGGAATACGGAGATGTTCTTAAGCGGCTTGGAAAAGAATGA
- a CDS encoding putative HTH-type transcriptional regulator/MT0088: protein MEEDRGTQAEYLKALAHPTRISILEMLQKEGRCVTNIGEKLDLKQSNISQHLGILRSRGILSLRREGGHSIYCIKDPRALKILSLLQNS from the coding sequence ATGGAGGAGGACAGGGGAACCCAGGCGGAGTACCTTAAGGCGCTCGCCCACCCCACCCGCATCAGCATTCTGGAGATGCTGCAGAAGGAAGGGCGCTGCGTGACCAACATCGGGGAAAAGTTGGATCTGAAACAGTCGAACATTTCCCAACACCTGGGAATTCTGCGATCCCGCGGCATCCTGTCCCTCAGGCGGGAGGGGGGGCATTCCATCTACTGTATCAAGGACCCAAGGGCGCTGAAGATCCTCTCCCTGCTTCAGAATTCCTGA